GCGCAAGGTTTGAATCCCTTCCGACGTTTCAAGAGCCTGGGCGAGATCACGAAAGATATGTCCGGCTCCGAAAATGCTGCCTGCGGGCTGTAATACCCAGGCGATTTGCGCTGCCAACGGACCAATCGGCTCCACAACATCGAGCAGTAAATGCAGCGATGGTGCCCATCCCCTACTTAATGCACCTGTTATCCAGTCATCATCAGAAGGGAGAGGTGTGTTACCGTGCGATTGATGCTCGTCTACCATAACAGGCAGTATAACACAGCGCCCTATTGCGCGAAACTAAAGACACGGCAAGGTTTTTCTTACCAAAATCGGGCGAATTAGGCATTTGGATGCATTAGCGGGCATGATTTAGCTTAGAAATACCCGGTATAAGCACCTGCATTATGGCGTCGGCGTGCTGAATGCGGAGAGCGTCGCATCATAATATTGCTGGTTAAGGGTGGCGATATAGTTCATAGCATCCCGCGTGGCAGTGGCGAAGATGAAGAAGTTCTCGACTTCGCGCGTGCTGTTAGCGGCATCGACAGTCATTGTATTGGCGATATTCATAGCCGCAGAAGTGGCTGTAGCGCCCAGTTGCGCACGGGTGCCTTCCACATAGATGGCCTGTTCCGTAGCAGCAATCGCCTGCTGGGTGGCCCCGGCTTGCTGCGCCTGGGCACCACCTTCCAGGGCGGCGGATGTCTCCCGTAAATGCTGAGCATCGACAGCCAGCGCGGTCCGGGTTGCATCCAGGTTTAAAACAGTCGGCACCAGGATAAAAGCCCCCAAAACGCCAATCAACAAACCAGCAATCAGCGTGAACACAGAGAGACCACATCCCACAGGCGTGAGCTCCATACGGGCGCGCGGACGTAATTTTGATTTGGGCAGTTGTTGCGTCATGGGTTTATGTGCCTTTTCGCTTGTCACCTCATTTTACCGCAGAATCAGAAACGATTGAACAGCCCGCAAAAAACGAGACTAAATCAACACATGCTGACGCGGTGGGATGCCCCCAAAGCCCGCCGCGCTCCATCCCACGGCGAGACCACGCCCTCTAAGGGATTCATAAAGCGCTCTGGCGGGGTCGGTCGCGCGCCAATTGTAGTCCGCCTGTTCAGCAAAAGGGCTGGCGGCTGTGCGATGCCCCTGGCTACCGTCGCCATCAACAAAGGTATCGACCACGACGCGCTGCGCGCCACTGGCTGCCAATAGATCGGCAAAATCAGGCGTATACGGCATGCATGGCGATACCGTAATCTGCACCTGGCACCCCGCCCTGGCGGCTGCGGTAACGGCCTCCAGCCGCTGGCGAACATGATTGGCACTGGGACCATAGGGCAAATCACCCCGATCTGTTTCAAGGGTCATACTCAGCCAGGCATAGGGAATCGCTGCAATCCGGTCAATATCATCTATCACAAGAGGGCTGCGCGTCTGGATGATGAGCAAATCGAGGTCACGATATTGTGCGAAGACATCCAGGCAGCGGCGCGTCAGACGGTAACGACGCTCCAATGGCTGGTATGGATCTGTGACGGAACTCATAAAGATGCGCATCTCGTGGCGATTTTTCGCCTTCGCCAATTCCGCATCCAGCAATTCCGGCGCGTTCTCCTTCAGGATGACAGCATCGCCCCATTGTTCGCCCGGTTGCTTGTTATACAACCAGTTGGGGAATGCCGAAGCGTAGCAATATTGACCACAGTAAATGCTGCCGAACCCACAGCCAACCGCCCAGGATAGCGTATGTGTATAAGGATAAGGGCCTTCTGTGAGAAAACCGCCTTTTTGCCGGGTAAGGATTCGTTTTGCCGTGATCATACGGACGTCGGGCATAGTCTCTCTCCTTCATCTGGCACATGGGAAACACAACCTGAGGAAAACAAAATGCGGCTTCACAGCCGCATTTCATTGTACACTTGTTCTACCTTCTGTCATCCCTCAATCAGGCTGACAGAATCGGTATGTAATCTGCTGATTATTCGCTCTGGGGCTGTGAGGCACGATTCCCGGAACGCTGCTCTGAGCGGTTGCGGCTGCGGCGATTACGGTTACGCCCGTCATTGCCACCGCTATTCTGACGATTGCCACCATTCTGGCTACGGCTGCCACCACTACGGCGGCGGCGATTGTTGCGATTGCGGCTGTTATTGGCGCTCAGTTGGCGAGCTTCTTCATAAGCGGCCTGTGCAGCTTCTGCATAGGGATGGTCCTCAATGACGGGAACGCTCAGACGAATGAGCTTTTCAATATCTTTGAGATACTGCCGTTCAGAGGCATCACAGAATGAATAAGCGATACCTTCAGCACCCGCACGAGCCGTACGACCAATGCGATGGACGTAGCTCTCGGTTTCGTTGGGCAGGTCGAAGTTAATGACATGGGTCACATCATCGACATCAATCCCACGAGAAGCAATATCTGTCGCAACGAGGACGCGCGTCTTGCCTGCTTTGAAGTTCGAAAGGGCTTTCTGGCGCGCATTCTGGGTTTTATTGCCATGGATCGCTTCTGCACGGATACGAGATTGGTCCAGCTTCTGCACGAGGCGGTCGGCACCATGCTTGGTGCGTGTAAAGACCAACGCACGGCTGATGGATTGGTCATCGCGCAGAATGTGAATCAACAGGTCACGCTTATCGTTCTTGTTCACGAAGAACACAGACTGATCAATCTTATCGACTGTCGTGGACTGTGGTGTGACCTCAACCATGATCGGATTACGCAGCATCTGGCTGGCTAAATCCTGGATTTCCTGCGGCATCGTCGCGGAAAACAGCAGTGACTGCCGCTTTTCCGGCAGTTCTTTGATGACGCGGCGCATGTCATTGATAAAGCCCATATCCAGCATACGATCCGCTTCATCCAGAACAAAGAATTCGACTTCGTTCAGGTTGACATAGCCCTGCTGCATCAGGTCCAACAGGCGGCCCGGTGTCGCGACGACGACATCAACACCGCGTTCCAGGTCGCGCACCTGGCGGTTCTGGCTGACGCCACCAAAGATCACTGTATGGCGCAAGCGCGTGAATTTGCCGTAAGTGGCGATGTTATCGCCAATCTGTAAGGAAAGTTCCCGCGTTGGGGAGAGAATCAACGCCCGGATAGGACGCTGCTTGTTTTTGACACGTTTGTTGTAGAGCAACTGCAAAATCGGCAGCGAGAAAGCCGCCGTCTTACCCGTGCCTGTCTGTGCACTACCAATCAGGTCCTTACCCGCCAGGATATGCGGGATTGCCTGGGCCTGGATCGGCGTCGGCTCATCGTAGCCTGCTTCGCGCACAGCACGCAGCAAGGGGTCAATCAAGTTCAAATCTTTGAATTGCATGGTACCTCATTATGGTATTGTTGAACGGTTGGGGGGTGCGCGTTCACTAATGAGGCCACGCACCATGAGCAAGATCAAGTATTTGAAAGCTCAGTTATTGTCAGGCTGTGTCAATCAAATGGGGGATCGGACTCAACTTTGTCCCGCAACAGTATAACACACAATAGGCCCGCCAAGATAGCGCTTGTATCGGGCCTTGCATCATATACAGATTAGAAAAAGCGCATCTTTCATAGGCAAAGCCCGTTTATGGCTTCATAAACGACTGTCAAAACCCGCTGCATGCGCTTTTTAACGAGCAGATGAAGCTTTTCACCGTCTGGATTCACGCGCTAACCATGTCGCCTTTAAGAGGGAGAAAACAGCTGTATCTGCGAACTTCTCCTGGGCAATGTCGTAAAAGTCCTCGCGGAAGTAACCTTCCTGCACAAAGCTGAGCTTTGCCAACAGGCTCTTTGATGCAATATTCTCCGGGTCTATGCGCGCTTCGACACTATGCAGGTTCATGGCATCAAAGGCATAGTCCAGTACAGCGGAGGCGACTTCTGTCACAGCACCTTTGCGCCACCAACTCGGCAAAATCATATAGCCGATTTCCGCCCGGTAGTGCGCGGTGAGGATGCTGAACAGGGTGCAGGTGCCGATCAAACGGCCCGTCTCCCTGGGAGAAATGATCCATGGGATAGCAATCTGGTCCTCGAATTGATTTTTAAAGCGCCGCATGCGCTGTTGAGCCTGTTCGACAGTGGTATAGGGTGGGTCCGGCAAATAACGCGCAACGCGATCATCGCTCAGCAATGTGAAAATATCGTCAACATCATCAGGACGTATGGCACGCAGCACAAAGCGCTCTGTCTCCAATACCGGGAACGTCGCAAAGACAGATGAAAGGTCCAGCATCGATCATCCATTTCGGTGGTATGTAAGCAACATGCAGGGTGCTCAGACCCCATCAAGACTGATTGTGACCTGCTGAGGGATAGAAATCAATTGCAAGCTGGAAAGTTCACGGCCCGTTGTTTATGGGCCGCGAATGTATTGGACCAGGACGCTGGATGATGACGCGCTGTATATTTAGCTGTTATCCTCGCCCATCAAACGGCGGCGGCGCGCCTCAATCTGGGCCATGACATCATCCGTAACTTTTTCAGTCTGCTGTTCCAATTCTTCCAGCCGGGATAGATCGGCTTCTGGTAAGCCCGTTTTGGGGTTTACCTTAGGCTCCACGCGCAAGCGGCGCACATGGAATTCTTCTTCCGCAGCGGCGGCTTCTTCGGCAGGCATTGTTTCTGTATCTGCGACATCGGTCACAGTCGCCTCAACTGTCCGGACGTTGTCGTCTGCTGTACGCGTCGCGGCGGCATCTTCAGCCGCTTCGCTGCGATTGTTCAACATACGGAAGCCAAAGTATAGAATCAGGACCAGGATCGCAATCGGTACGAGGCTGGTCAACAGGCTGACCAATTGTGATAAGAGCCATAACGCGATAATCGTCACAGCAATCCCGATAATAATCTGAGTCGGGGTCAGTTTACGATAGTCAAAGTTGCGGATTCGATTGAGTAGTTCCAGCATTGGGTGCCTCTCTCACACTGACGCAATTCCATTATACATAGAAAATATACGGATGAAGCAAGGCATCGGTGGCGCGTGGGTTAGCAGCGGATGAAGAAAGTCACGTTGAGCACGCCAGCCCGGGCACACATCGGCATGGGCTGGTCGCTTACACTTAGCTTACCTGTACAGGAGACGCGCTTACTCGATGTACCCCAGAGCGCGCAGATTATCCATCATTTCTTTGCTAACGCCGCCATTATAGGTTGCTTTGGCCTTTTCTTTATCTGCATCCGCGACAAATTGGGTCACACGCTGGCGCAGAGCCTCGGCCACATGGGGTTGCGTATGGGCCATATCGCTGGTTTCGTCGGGGTCCTGGGCCACATCAAACAGATTCTCGATAGAATCCCCAACCATCGCCAATTTATGATCCTGATGATAGATGCCCCTGCGGACCTGGGTCAGCTTACGGTTTTCGACAAGTTCTGGCGTGCGATCCTGCAAAATTGTGAGCAGGTTATCTGGCGGGAAGGCTTCTGAGAAAGCGATACCCCCTTCTGGGTCCGGCTTGCCATTGAGCGAGCGCGTCAATGAAAGAGCTTCGATTTCGCTATCCGGGTACAGGCCAGCCATTTCAAGGATCGTATGGAAAATACGCCTTGTGGATACGTTGGTGCCAATGCGCTTAACCGGGAAGCGCTCTGGATAATGAACGATCAACGGAACGTGCACCAACTCTTGATAAACAACGAAGCTGTGCCCGATGTAATCGTGGTCGCCATGCCCATCACCATGATCTGCGGCGATAATGACCACCGTATCTTCAAGGGCACCACTGCGCTTGAGGTAATCGAACAAACGGCTCAGGTGTATATCCTGCGAAGTAATTTCAGCATCATAGAAAGTTGCCAGCGTCTGACGCTGCCAATCTTCCAGCGGTGGGTCGGTCGGGCTAATCCAGGAGACACCATCCGCATTGTGTTCCGTCATAAACCGCCACGCATGTTTGTCATGCCGGATGGTGGGGTCCACATGTTCCAGCACATCCTGCGGCGGGCGATACGGCATATGCGTCCCCATCAGGTTGAGGAAGCTGAACATCGGCTGCTGATTGGCACCGCTGCGATGCGCCGTCATATAGTCGATCAGGTCATCAATCGAACGCGCTGTATTGCCTTTATAATTCACCAGCCGGGACCAGATCGGCACCAGCAGCGGGTTCAACGAGGCACGAAACAACAGATCACTATGGGCGAACTGGTTTGTCACTTTGCGCGCCGTCTGCCTAAACCACGTCGCAGCCGCTTTACGCGGGCCACTGCGGTGCATATCCATAGGGCGGTTCGGCGATGCGCCTGCATAGTTATAAAACTCATGGAAGCCACGCTGTAAACCGGTATCCAGCAAGCCCAACATCGGGTTGTTACAAAAGCCCACGGTATGATAACCTGCCGCCTGCAGATGCTCTGCCAGGGTAATGTGCTCCTTCGGCAAAGCCTGGAAAGCTTGCTGAAGCTGATGTGCGCCAGGGTATAAGCCCGTAAATAAAGAGCCATGTGCCGGGACAGTCCACTGTGCAGGCGCAACAGCGCGATCAAAGACAGTGGCCTTCTGGGCAAAATCATCGAGATTTGGCGACGTGTTGCGGGCATGACCATACAAGGAGAGACGGTCGCGGCGTTGGGTATCTAAAACGATAAAAAGAACGTTCGGCTTGGCAGCAGGCATAAGCATCCAGATGTGACAGCGCGGTAGGGTAAAGGATTGAATTAGCAGTTTAGAATAGCAAGGCGGGCTATTTGCGGCAATAGCCAGAGTGTTAGGCAGATGTAAAACATGGTGAATATCCGGTGAGGATAATGAGGCCGCAGTCGCCTAACGGCCCTACCGAGGGCTTACCCTATCCGCAATTGAGCTGGGTTGACGTATAGGGAAGCGTTAAATACCCCGGCTGCGGATATCTTCCTTCACGTCAGCGTTATACGCGATGTCTTCGATATAGCAAACAAGCCAGGGTTTACCGTCCTTCTCCCAGGTGACGGAACATGGCGAAGGCACTTTAATCCCCTTAAAAGAGGCCCAACCTTCCATATCCAGCAGCCAGCGAATCTTTTCCGTATCTTTGGCATCGCGCCAGCGCATGGCTTCCATATGGCTGAGCAACCCCGTCGCCGGGTTGAAGTGGAGCGTAAAGCTGTCCTCTTTATCTTCTTCAAAAGGCACAATCATGCGCGCCGTCTGCGCGTCTACGGCTTCCCAACGGACACGGGGGTCTGTCAAGAAGACGGATGGCAACCAGACTGATTCCCCCCATACAGCCAGGCTGGCAGCTTGGTTAAGTTTCGGGTCATTTTCAGTTGTGCCGACGGGCAGTTCCATACGCCCGATGTTGTCGATATAGCGCTCGTTGACCTTCATAAGCGGGAAGCCAAAAACCGTCGCTTCGATGTAGTGACGATAGTTATACCCAGCCTCGTGGATGAAGCGAAACCTGCCTGAAAATGGTAAGCCAGCAAGGCGCAGCTTACAACGCCCCGTGATCACAGCGGTTTCGATCACGGGCACGTCCTCGCCCAACACAATATGGAAATATCGCGCGACGGGAGCAGGTAAATCTGCCGGGAAAGGGACTTTTTTAGTTGGGACCTGGCCGCCTTCGTAATCTGGGAATGGCCGCGGCCAAACGCGCAACCCAATCCAACCGGCTAAAGTAACAATAATCAGCGCCAGAGCAGCGTAGAGATAACCCATGTGTATCCTTCTTCCCGTATAGTCCTTTATAGCTTAACAGAGCCACTACCCTCTGGCCTCTGACAAATGTATGGCCCATCAATGATCTTTCTCGCATCCGGGCACATGATCCTGCCTTTAAGGGCATCTATATAACGATAAAAGGCCAATTGTTGCGGTCCCCCTGCCCCTCGTTTACACTCACCCCATCTGTAATTGGCATTACTTAGATGCTTCGCCGCGCATCATGACCCGCCTGCATGAGGTACGAAGACCATGCTTGACTTCAACCCGTTGAATAAGTTCACTCTGCTGTCAATTGATGGTGGGGGTATGCGCGGACTGCTCGTCCTGCATATGCTGGACTATCTGGAGCAAAAAACAGGCAAGCCGCTGTATGACCTTTTCGATATGGTCGCCGGGACCAGTACAGGGGCCATCATTGCTGCGGGCATCGCCTTGCGGCTGAGCGCTAAAGACCTCATCGAAATCTATCGCCATCAGATCGCAGATAGCTTCAACAATGGGCACGGGCTTTTCTTCTGGGCGAATTGGCTCATGAGGGGCACCCGTTACCTCTATGATCTCCAGCCTTTTGTAGATGCCCTACAGACATTTTCTCAGGGTAAGCGCCTGGGGGACCTGGGCCTGCCCGGAACGGATAACCATCCCTACCGTAAGCCGATTGTCCTGTTCACTACTAAGGACCTGCGTACAGGTAACACGTATTATCTCGTCAACGAAGGCCCAGGGGCGGAAATGTTCAGTCGTTGGCCTGTGACGGGCGCTGTCGCCGCCAGCAGCGCCGCCCCGGTTTACTTCCCGCCTGTAACGGGTAACCTCATTGACGGCGGATCCGGCGTCTTTGGCAATCCATGCCAGGCTGCGGCGGTTGAGCTGGTCTCTTATATTGATGTGCCGCCGGAAAATGTGCTGCATATCTCTATCGGGACCGGGCACGCCCCCAGCAACCGCGCAGAAGGCGAAGGCGCACACTTCAGCGTACTGAATTGGGTACCATATCTCGTTTCCAGCGCGATTGAAGAATCCGCCCTACAGCAGGCGCTGACCACGCGCGCCATCTACCCACAGATGGACTTCAGGCGTTATAACGTGAGCCTGCTGCCCCACAAGCTCATGAATGAGTTGAACGTCACGTTGGGCAAAACGGACCCGCTCAGCCTGGGCCTGGATACCACCGACCCGGCTAAGCTCGACTTAATGGGCGCGATTGGGTGGGCTTATGCGGCGGCGCTGGATTGGCAGAAGCCCAATGTCATGCCCTGGGAAACACCCGGCGGGCGCGAAAAGCCTGTGATAAAGAATGTCGACTGGAAGGGAAGCATTTTTGTATGAGGCCTTTGCATAAAGCCCTTGTGTGAGAGGCTGTGCAAAACAAAAACGGGGCACTGTACAGCGCCCCATCTCTGTGTAAAAACTGTCGTAAAAACAGGTTGTCACTATTCCACAGTAAATTTATCACCGGGATCAAGAACAATGGGCTGAGCATCTGTTTCGCGGTTGACGCGCTGGGCCCATTTTCCCGCGTCCTGTACGATCGTCGGGAATGTATTGTAGTGCATGGGGATGACGTACTTGGGGCGCAGCAGCTTAATCGCCTTGATGCTGTCATCAATGCCCATCGTGAGCATATCCCCAATAGGCAATATGGCGACATCCAGGTTTTCGTCGCCAATCAACGACATATCACCAAATAGGGATGTATCCCCGGCGAAGTAAATATGTTTACCGTTCGCCATGATGATATAGCCGTTGGGCTGGCCGCCATAGGTGCCATCCTGGAAAGATGAACTATGGAACGCGTTCGTCCATTTGGCGTTGAGGAATTCTCCCTGATATGTGCCACCGGCATTCATTTGCGTCATCGTTTCGACGCCCTTATCAGCAAAGTAGTTACCCATCTCAAAATTACAGACCAGCATCGCACCGGTCCGTGTCGCGATCGACACCACGTCAGCGGTATGATCATTGTGCGCATGAGAGACGAGAATCACTTCCGGGTTCAATTCGTCAGGATCAGCAGCAGCAAGTGGATTACCTGTCAAAAAAGGGTCAAGTAAGACAGAGTGACCTTCTATATCTAGGCTGAATACGGAGTGCCCTAACCATTGGATAATCAAAGACATCAATAAGCTCCTAAACCTTCTGCAAGGGTCGCAGAGTCTATGAAGATGCGAAAAAATTTGCGTTGAGGCTAAACTTCTTTTCGATAAATGCTGTCTTTCTCTGGGCTTCCCTAACGCACAGATACGAAAGACAGTAAGGTCATGATGACTTAGCCTGTATATTAATCATGCCTTGATGAGATTGAGCTTAGCCAAAGACATTACCATTATAAACGAATAAAATTAATCGGTTACGTTATGTTTCGGTACGTTATGTTTCAGAGATTGTTTGGGATGTATCCGCCTGGTTGATATCCTCTTGCGGTGGGTCAATTGTTGGCAAGCTGATGGTAAAGGTGGCCCCGCTGCCTATCCCCGCGCTTTCTGCCCAGATACGACCACCATGTGCCTCAACAATCGCTCGACCAATGCTCAGGCCAATACCCAGCCCCCCATGATGACGGACCATATGGTCTTCCACCTGGTAAAATTCTTCGAATATCTTCTCAAGCTGGGTCGGATCAATGCCTAACCCCTGGTCCACAACGCGCAAACGCACTTCTTTATCCGTCAGGCCCTTGAGTGCTTCTACTGTGATGGGCTTATCTGGCGCGGAAAATGAAATCGCGTTATTGATGAGATTCGTCAGGACCATCATCATGCGCGTATGGTCCGCATAGACGTAGGGGTCTTTATCAGGCATTTTGATGTTGATCTGGTACTTATCAATATCCATCAAGGCCTGGATCTCAAGCGAGAGAGAGCTAAATAACTCAGAGACGCGGATCGCTTCTAGATGGAGGTCACTCTGTTTCTGTTTGACGTAGCGGAGGTTCACCATGTCTTCGATGATTTTGCGCAATCGCAGGGCGCTTTCCAGCACTTTAGAGGCATGGCTCTGGGTAGAGACGTCTTCGTCTTCCTGTAAGAAGCTGGCATACCCCATGATGACGCCCAGTGGCGTGCGTAGTTCGTGTGAGGCAATCGCGATAAAATTATTCTTGAGTCTATCGACTTCGTTCAATTCTTCATTGGCACGGCGCAGTTCCATCACAGCCTGCGCCCCTTCAATCGCCACCGCGGCTTGTGCTGCCAGGATTTCAAGATAACGGCTGTCTTCTTTTGTCCAGCTCCCCTGGCGCTTGTTGAGCGCTTCGAGCACGCCAATGATCTTATTTTTGTAGGTCATGGGCACGCCGAGCAAAGAGCGCGTCTGGAAGGCAATGTCTTCGTCGACCTTCCCATAGTGGCGAGGATCTGTGCGCGCATCATCAACCCGGACCGTATCGCGCTTGCGCAAAATCTCACCAGCAATGCTATCCATGGGGACTGGCGTCCCGATGAGGCTGTTGCTGTTATCTAAGGTGGTCGAAGCGGCGAAAAAGAGCTGTTGTTTCTTGTTGTTCCATAAAAGGACGGATGCCG
The Phototrophicus methaneseepsis DNA segment above includes these coding regions:
- a CDS encoding patatin-like phospholipase family protein — its product is MLDFNPLNKFTLLSIDGGGMRGLLVLHMLDYLEQKTGKPLYDLFDMVAGTSTGAIIAAGIALRLSAKDLIEIYRHQIADSFNNGHGLFFWANWLMRGTRYLYDLQPFVDALQTFSQGKRLGDLGLPGTDNHPYRKPIVLFTTKDLRTGNTYYLVNEGPGAEMFSRWPVTGAVAASSAAPVYFPPVTGNLIDGGSGVFGNPCQAAAVELVSYIDVPPENVLHISIGTGHAPSNRAEGEGAHFSVLNWVPYLVSSAIEESALQQALTTRAIYPQMDFRRYNVSLLPHKLMNELNVTLGKTDPLSLGLDTTDPAKLDLMGAIGWAYAAALDWQKPNVMPWETPGGREKPVIKNVDWKGSIFV
- a CDS encoding DUF6544 family protein — its product is MGYLYAALALIIVTLAGWIGLRVWPRPFPDYEGGQVPTKKVPFPADLPAPVARYFHIVLGEDVPVIETAVITGRCKLRLAGLPFSGRFRFIHEAGYNYRHYIEATVFGFPLMKVNERYIDNIGRMELPVGTTENDPKLNQAASLAVWGESVWLPSVFLTDPRVRWEAVDAQTARMIVPFEEDKEDSFTLHFNPATGLLSHMEAMRWRDAKDTEKIRWLLDMEGWASFKGIKVPSPCSVTWEKDGKPWLVCYIEDIAYNADVKEDIRSRGI
- a CDS encoding metal-dependent hydrolase, translating into MSLIIQWLGHSVFSLDIEGHSVLLDPFLTGNPLAAADPDELNPEVILVSHAHNDHTADVVSIATRTGAMLVCNFEMGNYFADKGVETMTQMNAGGTYQGEFLNAKWTNAFHSSSFQDGTYGGQPNGYIIMANGKHIYFAGDTSLFGDMSLIGDENLDVAILPIGDMLTMGIDDSIKAIKLLRPKYVIPMHYNTFPTIVQDAGKWAQRVNRETDAQPIVLDPGDKFTVE
- a CDS encoding SPL family radical SAM protein, giving the protein MPDVRMITAKRILTRQKGGFLTEGPYPYTHTLSWAVGCGFGSIYCGQYCYASAFPNWLYNKQPGEQWGDAVILKENAPELLDAELAKAKNRHEMRIFMSSVTDPYQPLERRYRLTRRCLDVFAQYRDLDLLIIQTRSPLVIDDIDRIAAIPYAWLSMTLETDRGDLPYGPSANHVRQRLEAVTAAARAGCQVQITVSPCMPYTPDFADLLAASGAQRVVVDTFVDGDGSQGHRTAASPFAEQADYNWRATDPARALYESLRGRGLAVGWSAAGFGGIPPRQHVLI
- a CDS encoding ATP-binding protein gives rise to the protein MVMVQMDAQALQQRVQQLESQVNLLEKLVDVSVVLNSRLQLEPLLKYIMDVAVDIMECDAASVLLWNNKKQQLFFAASTTLDNSNSLIGTPVPMDSIAGEILRKRDTVRVDDARTDPRHYGKVDEDIAFQTRSLLGVPMTYKNKIIGVLEALNKRQGSWTKEDSRYLEILAAQAAVAIEGAQAVMELRRANEELNEVDRLKNNFIAIASHELRTPLGVIMGYASFLQEDEDVSTQSHASKVLESALRLRKIIEDMVNLRYVKQKQSDLHLEAIRVSELFSSLSLEIQALMDIDKYQINIKMPDKDPYVYADHTRMMMVLTNLINNAISFSAPDKPITVEALKGLTDKEVRLRVVDQGLGIDPTQLEKIFEEFYQVEDHMVRHHGGLGIGLSIGRAIVEAHGGRIWAESAGIGSGATFTISLPTIDPPQEDINQADTSQTISET
- a CDS encoding sulfatase codes for the protein MPAAKPNVLFIVLDTQRRDRLSLYGHARNTSPNLDDFAQKATVFDRAVAPAQWTVPAHGSLFTGLYPGAHQLQQAFQALPKEHITLAEHLQAAGYHTVGFCNNPMLGLLDTGLQRGFHEFYNYAGASPNRPMDMHRSGPRKAAATWFRQTARKVTNQFAHSDLLFRASLNPLLVPIWSRLVNYKGNTARSIDDLIDYMTAHRSGANQQPMFSFLNLMGTHMPYRPPQDVLEHVDPTIRHDKHAWRFMTEHNADGVSWISPTDPPLEDWQRQTLATFYDAEITSQDIHLSRLFDYLKRSGALEDTVVIIAADHGDGHGDHDYIGHSFVVYQELVHVPLIVHYPERFPVKRIGTNVSTRRIFHTILEMAGLYPDSEIEALSLTRSLNGKPDPEGGIAFSEAFPPDNLLTILQDRTPELVENRKLTQVRRGIYHQDHKLAMVGDSIENLFDVAQDPDETSDMAHTQPHVAEALRQRVTQFVADADKEKAKATYNGGVSKEMMDNLRALGYIE
- a CDS encoding DEAD/DEAH box helicase, translating into MQFKDLNLIDPLLRAVREAGYDEPTPIQAQAIPHILAGKDLIGSAQTGTGKTAAFSLPILQLLYNKRVKNKQRPIRALILSPTRELSLQIGDNIATYGKFTRLRHTVIFGGVSQNRQVRDLERGVDVVVATPGRLLDLMQQGYVNLNEVEFFVLDEADRMLDMGFINDMRRVIKELPEKRQSLLFSATMPQEIQDLASQMLRNPIMVEVTPQSTTVDKIDQSVFFVNKNDKRDLLIHILRDDQSISRALVFTRTKHGADRLVQKLDQSRIRAEAIHGNKTQNARQKALSNFKAGKTRVLVATDIASRGIDVDDVTHVINFDLPNETESYVHRIGRTARAGAEGIAYSFCDASERQYLKDIEKLIRLSVPVIEDHPYAEAAQAAYEEARQLSANNSRNRNNRRRRSGGSRSQNGGNRQNSGGNDGRNRNRRSRNRSEQRSGNRASQPQSE
- a CDS encoding GNAT family N-acetyltransferase, giving the protein MLDLSSVFATFPVLETERFVLRAIRPDDVDDIFTLLSDDRVARYLPDPPYTTVEQAQQRMRRFKNQFEDQIAIPWIISPRETGRLIGTCTLFSILTAHYRAEIGYMILPSWWRKGAVTEVASAVLDYAFDAMNLHSVEARIDPENIASKSLLAKLSFVQEGYFREDFYDIAQEKFADTAVFSLLKATWLARESRR